From Acidobacteriota bacterium, a single genomic window includes:
- the accD gene encoding acetyl-CoA carboxylase, carboxyltransferase subunit beta yields MAWFRKAKKPKPVRSDRPSSKVPEGLWLKCDGCKEVVYSRDLEENLRVCYKCGFHFRIGAESRIRMLLDGDGQELDTNVSPGDPLQFRDTKRYKDRLKLYQQQSGARDALITVEGELEGIPVVLAVMNYRFMGGSMGSVVGEKLARAAERAVEARRPLLVVSASGGARMQEGVLSLMQMAKVSAALHRLREAGLPYLSILTDPTTGGVTASFAMLGDINVAEPGALIGFAGPRVIEQTIRQSLPEGFQRSEFLLDHGFLDMVVPRPELKSTLAKSLRHFRS; encoded by the coding sequence ATGGCCTGGTTCCGAAAAGCGAAGAAACCCAAGCCGGTTCGCTCCGATCGGCCCAGCAGCAAGGTGCCGGAAGGGCTCTGGCTGAAGTGCGACGGTTGCAAAGAGGTGGTCTACTCGCGCGACCTCGAGGAGAATCTTCGCGTCTGCTACAAATGCGGCTTCCACTTCCGCATCGGTGCCGAAAGCCGCATCCGGATGCTGCTCGACGGCGACGGGCAGGAGCTCGACACCAACGTCTCCCCGGGCGACCCGCTGCAGTTTCGCGACACCAAGCGCTATAAAGACCGCCTCAAGCTCTATCAACAGCAGTCGGGCGCTCGCGACGCCTTGATCACCGTCGAGGGCGAGCTCGAAGGCATCCCAGTGGTGCTGGCGGTGATGAACTACCGCTTCATGGGCGGCTCCATGGGCTCGGTGGTCGGCGAAAAGTTGGCCCGCGCCGCCGAGCGGGCGGTCGAGGCCCGGCGTCCGCTGCTGGTGGTCTCGGCTTCCGGCGGAGCGCGCATGCAGGAAGGTGTCCTGTCGCTGATGCAGATGGCCAAGGTCTCGGCGGCGCTGCATCGCCTGCGGGAAGCCGGCCTGCCCTATCTCTCGATTCTCACCGATCCCACCACCGGCGGCGTGACCGCCTCCTTCGCCATGCTCGGTGACATCAACGTCGCCGAGCCCGGAGCCTTGATCGGCTTCGCCGGTCCCCGGGTCATCGAGCAGACCATCCGCCAAAGTCTGCCGGAGGGCTTCCAGCGCAGCGAATTCCTCCTCGACCACGGCTTCCTCGACATGGTGGTTCCCCGACCGGAGCTCAAGAGCACGCTGGCGAAGTCCCTTCGGCACTTTCGATCGTGA
- a CDS encoding TonB family protein has product MPLILVIENEDRFIQRILDTLGTEGWETRQVASPEEGVQVGTSQTPDLVLINSELEGAEVIYSSFTRRHGGPGVVAMIPEHKAAEMDADRLGVDGMLVKPFTDQDLRLEVRRGLSGSAPPSLGSPAAAGQKLTSEDIFGDLVAELESEVTQEPAPAPASQAASPKPPPVSPKPPAAAPAPPPAAASSDIEKKLEQTLSGVLDLGARKPPAPSPPKKPKPKPKADTDIDSLLSNTLSGLEKTAPRAKAAPEKDLLADLGLDDLNLASPSRPAPAPDPLAEISSSASPVETLKTPAFELDPAPAEETPAAFDEPAAIPSPLGDQAADAAVSGPAMPTADSPSDFAAPPAPTGFGDPPTADDDSGGLVGSPTMRLDSELLDALSAEPEPVEVPEPAEPASAGSAEMPPPFGQYSLLERIAVGGMAEVWKARMKGVEGFQKTVAIKKILPHLTHNEDFVTMFIDEAKLAAQLSHPNIIHIYDLGKINSHYYIAMEYVDGLNLREILNTSRDRAVPMDEGLALLIGARLASALDYAHRKRDFEGRDLGLVHRDVSPQNVLVSHDGDIKLCDFGIAKAVAKASHTQMGALKGKIQYMSPEQAWGRSVDPRSDIFSLGTLVYEMLTGQKLFSGDSEISVLEAVRECQVQPPREINPAINSDANRVLMTALAKDPEDRFQSASQLRDALEQVLYSLQPTPGPADLATYVERLRNAPETPVAAESEEPPFGLEQPPAPAPVAPSPQAPPPVVTKPPQPAAAIPEPAPRPAPPTSPPSAPSPPTTFGSEKSGDSEVASVADDFLASLGDLGKASPPAAKAEATAPTPTPTPTPTAPTPGGEAVVAPAAPIDELDLEEGGGRRRWPLVVLIALLVAGGIAAFLYFRPTDTTPPPANPESQAPETRPIEPAPTPAVDEADSDAAEDAAGEVEGSDETGAGAASIGATGTGGAAGAAATTQPSVNADAAEIAPEPEEEAAADPTQQISDLVDQELAKRERELRARLEAEQQRLQQQLEEAQRAAAEPPPTETTAPAPAPPPTTRSEPPPTEATAPPPQEEQPVATESPPRSAPPPEPVAQSPADRRPSPQPPPHAVQEAPAPKTPAPPAVRRGQLVRPGPGVVPPKLVSIQKPKYPPIARRMGVQGDVVLSVLVDENGKVIDTRLTQGIERKVGINEAALEAAGTAKYQPATKNGVEVRMWTTLRLPFRL; this is encoded by the coding sequence ATGCCTTTGATTCTAGTCATTGAAAACGAAGATCGATTCATCCAGAGGATTCTCGACACTCTGGGCACGGAAGGCTGGGAGACGCGCCAGGTGGCGAGCCCCGAGGAAGGGGTCCAGGTCGGCACCTCTCAAACCCCCGATCTGGTCCTGATCAACTCCGAGCTCGAGGGGGCGGAGGTGATCTACAGCAGCTTCACGCGCCGCCACGGCGGTCCCGGTGTGGTCGCCATGATCCCCGAGCACAAGGCGGCAGAGATGGACGCCGACCGCCTCGGGGTCGACGGCATGTTGGTCAAGCCCTTCACCGATCAAGATCTGAGGTTGGAAGTTCGCCGTGGCCTCTCCGGCTCGGCGCCGCCCAGCCTGGGCAGCCCGGCCGCCGCCGGCCAGAAGCTGACCTCCGAAGACATCTTCGGTGACCTGGTCGCGGAGCTCGAGTCGGAGGTCACCCAGGAGCCGGCGCCCGCACCGGCATCCCAGGCCGCCAGCCCGAAGCCGCCGCCGGTGAGCCCGAAACCGCCGGCAGCAGCTCCGGCGCCACCACCGGCAGCCGCGAGCAGCGATATCGAGAAGAAGCTCGAGCAGACCCTCTCGGGAGTGCTCGACCTCGGCGCCCGCAAGCCGCCGGCGCCGAGCCCACCCAAGAAGCCCAAGCCCAAGCCCAAGGCCGACACCGACATCGACTCCCTGCTTTCGAACACTCTCTCGGGCCTCGAAAAGACCGCCCCCAGGGCCAAGGCCGCTCCCGAGAAGGATCTGTTGGCGGACCTCGGCCTCGACGACCTCAACTTGGCGAGCCCCAGCCGGCCGGCGCCCGCCCCGGACCCGCTGGCCGAGATCTCGAGCTCGGCCAGCCCGGTCGAGACCCTCAAGACCCCGGCCTTCGAGCTCGATCCGGCGCCGGCCGAAGAAACTCCCGCCGCATTCGACGAGCCCGCGGCCATCCCTTCGCCCCTCGGGGACCAGGCCGCCGACGCGGCCGTCTCCGGGCCCGCCATGCCGACAGCGGACTCGCCGAGCGATTTCGCAGCGCCGCCGGCACCGACCGGCTTCGGCGACCCGCCGACCGCTGACGACGACTCCGGCGGCCTGGTGGGATCGCCGACGATGCGCCTCGACTCGGAGCTCCTCGACGCCCTCTCCGCCGAGCCAGAACCGGTCGAGGTGCCCGAGCCAGCGGAACCGGCCAGCGCCGGGAGCGCTGAGATGCCGCCTCCCTTCGGTCAGTACTCCCTGCTCGAGCGCATCGCCGTCGGTGGCATGGCGGAGGTCTGGAAGGCCCGCATGAAAGGCGTCGAAGGCTTTCAAAAGACGGTGGCGATCAAGAAGATCCTGCCCCACCTGACGCACAACGAAGACTTCGTCACGATGTTCATCGACGAAGCCAAGCTGGCGGCCCAGCTCAGTCATCCCAACATCATCCACATCTACGATCTCGGCAAGATCAACTCCCACTACTACATCGCCATGGAGTACGTGGACGGCCTCAACCTGCGCGAGATCCTCAACACCTCGCGGGACCGCGCCGTGCCGATGGACGAGGGGCTGGCCCTGCTGATCGGAGCCCGACTGGCGAGCGCCCTCGACTACGCTCATCGCAAGCGTGATTTCGAGGGTCGCGACCTCGGCTTGGTGCACCGCGACGTCTCGCCGCAAAACGTCCTGGTCAGTCACGACGGCGACATCAAGCTGTGCGATTTCGGCATTGCCAAGGCCGTCGCCAAGGCCAGCCATACCCAGATGGGAGCGCTCAAGGGGAAGATTCAGTACATGTCGCCGGAGCAGGCCTGGGGCCGGTCCGTCGATCCCCGCTCCGACATCTTCTCCCTCGGCACCTTGGTCTACGAGATGCTCACCGGGCAGAAGCTGTTCTCCGGCGACAGCGAGATCTCGGTGCTCGAGGCCGTTCGAGAGTGCCAGGTGCAGCCTCCCCGAGAGATCAACCCGGCGATCAACTCGGATGCCAATCGAGTTCTGATGACCGCCCTGGCGAAAGATCCGGAAGATCGCTTTCAGAGTGCCAGTCAGCTGCGCGATGCTCTCGAGCAGGTTCTCTACTCGCTCCAGCCGACGCCTGGACCGGCGGATCTCGCGACCTACGTCGAGCGACTGCGCAACGCCCCGGAAACGCCGGTCGCCGCCGAATCGGAAGAACCGCCCTTCGGCCTCGAACAGCCGCCGGCGCCGGCACCGGTGGCGCCGAGCCCGCAAGCCCCTCCCCCGGTCGTGACGAAGCCACCACAGCCGGCGGCGGCGATTCCGGAGCCGGCGCCGCGACCAGCACCGCCGACTTCACCGCCGAGCGCCCCGTCGCCCCCGACCACTTTCGGCAGCGAAAAGTCGGGCGACTCCGAGGTCGCCTCCGTCGCCGACGACTTCCTCGCCAGCCTGGGCGATCTCGGCAAGGCGAGCCCACCGGCAGCCAAGGCCGAAGCTACCGCCCCGACCCCCACGCCGACACCGACGCCGACGGCGCCCACCCCGGGCGGAGAGGCGGTCGTCGCGCCGGCGGCGCCGATCGACGAGCTCGATCTCGAGGAGGGAGGCGGACGACGACGCTGGCCGCTGGTGGTGTTGATCGCTTTGCTGGTCGCGGGCGGCATCGCCGCATTCCTCTACTTCCGCCCGACCGACACGACGCCGCCACCGGCCAACCCGGAGTCTCAGGCTCCGGAGACCCGGCCGATCGAACCGGCACCAACGCCGGCCGTGGACGAAGCGGACAGCGACGCCGCGGAAGATGCCGCAGGAGAAGTCGAGGGCAGCGATGAGACCGGCGCTGGCGCAGCCAGCATTGGCGCGACCGGTACTGGCGGGGCGGCCGGCGCCGCTGCGACGACCCAGCCGAGCGTCAACGCCGATGCAGCCGAGATCGCCCCGGAACCGGAAGAGGAAGCGGCCGCCGATCCGACGCAGCAGATTTCGGACCTGGTGGATCAGGAGCTGGCGAAGCGCGAACGCGAGCTGCGCGCCCGCCTCGAAGCCGAGCAGCAGCGGCTCCAGCAACAGCTTGAAGAAGCCCAACGGGCCGCCGCCGAGCCACCGCCGACGGAGACCACGGCGCCAGCGCCGGCGCCGCCACCGACCACCCGAAGCGAGCCACCACCGACGGAGGCCACGGCGCCTCCACCCCAAGAGGAGCAACCGGTGGCCACCGAATCACCACCACGTAGCGCCCCACCTCCCGAGCCGGTGGCTCAATCGCCGGCGGATCGTCGACCCTCCCCCCAACCCCCTCCTCACGCCGTCCAAGAAGCGCCCGCACCGAAGACCCCCGCGCCACCCGCCGTCCGACGGGGACAGTTGGTTCGCCCCGGCCCCGGGGTCGTACCGCCGAAACTTGTCAGCATCCAGAAACCGAAGTATCCTCCCATCGCCAGAAGGATGGGGGTCCAAGGCGATGTCGTGCTGTCGGTCCTGGTGGACGAGAACGGCAAGGTCATCGATACCCGGCTGACCCAGGGCATCGAAAGAAAAGTCGGGATCAACGAGGCGGCCCTCGAAGCTGCCGGAACCGCGAAATATCAGCCTGCAACGAAGAATGGGGTCGAAGTCAGAATGTGGACGACGCTTCGGCTTCCTTTCCGTCTTTGA
- a CDS encoding biopolymer transporter ExbD, with protein sequence MIFKREKKVSDEIPTSSMADIAFLLIIYFMVTVTFTATRGIDFALPKDDDNPPEIEKEESVLIEIMPGGNLMVDGSPKQLDQILDYLKPKLERNPLKPVIIRPDGNAPYGAMVDVFDELRQGVDQGVEVKNISVPTQREIDAFWF encoded by the coding sequence ATGATTTTCAAGCGCGAAAAGAAGGTCAGCGACGAGATTCCGACGTCTTCGATGGCGGATATCGCCTTCCTGCTGATCATCTACTTCATGGTGACCGTGACCTTCACGGCAACGCGCGGGATCGACTTCGCCCTGCCCAAGGACGACGACAATCCCCCCGAGATCGAGAAGGAGGAGTCGGTTCTGATCGAGATCATGCCGGGTGGAAACCTGATGGTGGATGGTTCGCCGAAGCAGCTCGATCAGATTCTGGACTACCTCAAGCCGAAGCTCGAGCGCAATCCTCTGAAGCCGGTCATCATTCGGCCTGACGGCAACGCTCCTTACGGGGCGATGGTGGATGTCTTCGACGAGCTCCGGCAGGGGGTCGATCAAGGCGTCGAGGTCAAGAACATCTCGGTCCCGACGCAGCGCGAGATCGACGCCTTCTGGTTCTAG
- a CDS encoding TonB family protein has translation MANQPSPPPKAKAQQQEPQDEYMAFAQEYEEDKKTMRVALLIAAVAHAILLVINLPELASGENQEPDKPKVYVVQQVRFKPPPPEQKREIPKQKAKKVPIPDPTPDEPEPIRLQEEIEPDIDLPETDIIFDIPEGPPPVEPEGPIMVGGDVKAPIKEYAPPPTYTEIARKARIQGVVIVQATVTKGGVVQDVKVLKGLPMGLDKAAVDAVKKWKFKPATLNGKPVDVYYNLTVNFTLQ, from the coding sequence ATGGCAAACCAACCGAGTCCGCCGCCCAAGGCGAAGGCCCAGCAGCAGGAGCCGCAAGACGAGTACATGGCCTTCGCCCAGGAGTACGAAGAGGACAAGAAGACCATGCGGGTGGCGCTGCTGATCGCGGCCGTCGCCCACGCCATCCTGTTGGTGATCAATCTGCCCGAGCTGGCCAGCGGCGAGAACCAAGAGCCGGACAAACCGAAGGTCTATGTCGTCCAGCAGGTGCGCTTCAAGCCACCTCCGCCGGAGCAGAAGCGCGAGATCCCGAAGCAGAAGGCGAAGAAGGTGCCGATCCCGGATCCGACGCCGGACGAGCCGGAGCCGATCCGTCTGCAGGAGGAGATCGAGCCCGACATCGATCTCCCCGAGACCGACATCATCTTCGACATTCCGGAAGGCCCGCCACCGGTCGAACCGGAAGGGCCGATCATGGTGGGTGGTGATGTCAAGGCGCCGATCAAAGAGTACGCGCCGCCGCCGACCTATACGGAGATCGCTCGCAAGGCCCGTATCCAGGGTGTGGTCATCGTCCAGGCGACCGTCACCAAGGGTGGGGTCGTGCAGGACGTCAAAGTCCTCAAGGGGCTCCCGATGGGTCTCGACAAGGCTGCGGTCGATGCCGTGAAGAAGTGGAAGTTCAAGCCGGCTACCCTCAACGGTAAGCCGGTGGACGTCTACTACAACCTCACGGTGAATTTCACGCTGCAGTAG
- a CDS encoding biopolymer transporter ExbD, with protein MKLHQRARQDAAIPTASMADIAFLLIIFFMVTITFEVDKTQVTLPASALRYEIPKKAAYISVSEEGTIRVSSGEEISTVIPGPEDVLSFAASTVASNPQKVFVVKADKDTRYQIIDRVIDSLKQAKVETMYLLSQAETIDGAAPAGN; from the coding sequence ATGAAGCTACACCAACGAGCGAGGCAGGACGCGGCGATTCCCACCGCCTCGATGGCGGACATCGCCTTCCTGCTCATCATCTTCTTCATGGTCACGATCACCTTCGAGGTGGACAAGACCCAGGTGACGCTACCGGCTTCGGCTCTGCGCTATGAGATTCCGAAGAAGGCGGCCTACATCTCGGTCAGCGAAGAGGGAACCATCCGAGTCAGCTCCGGTGAAGAGATCAGCACCGTGATCCCGGGGCCGGAAGACGTTCTTTCTTTCGCCGCTTCGACCGTGGCCTCGAACCCGCAGAAAGTCTTCGTCGTCAAGGCGGACAAGGACACGCGCTACCAGATCATCGATCGGGTGATCGATTCGCTCAAGCAGGCGAAGGTAGAGACGATGTATCTCTTGTCCCAGGCCGAGACCATCGACGGCGCGGCGCCAGCGGGAAACTAG
- a CDS encoding MotA/TolQ/ExbB proton channel family protein — protein sequence MEFMKQGGLVMWLLLVASIIALAFIIERFIALRRAKINVNEFLAKVRKALIVNHSVSDAKKICEQYRGPVASIMKAGLLKYGQPREDVEKTIENAALFEMSRLERGLVVLATIANVAPLLGFLGTVTGMIRSFDALAEAGLSNPGLVASGISEALLTTAGGLFVAIPVQIAYNFFMTRITRFVRDIESATNMLLETFGEMDRSGVSPDSK from the coding sequence ATGGAATTCATGAAGCAGGGTGGGCTCGTCATGTGGCTTCTCCTCGTCGCCTCGATCATCGCGCTGGCGTTCATCATCGAGCGCTTCATCGCGTTGCGACGGGCCAAGATCAACGTCAACGAGTTCCTCGCCAAGGTTCGCAAGGCGCTGATCGTCAACCACTCGGTGAGCGATGCCAAGAAGATTTGCGAGCAGTACCGTGGCCCGGTGGCCTCGATCATGAAGGCCGGCCTGCTCAAGTACGGCCAGCCGCGTGAGGATGTCGAGAAGACCATCGAGAACGCTGCGCTCTTCGAGATGAGCCGCCTCGAGCGTGGCCTCGTCGTGCTCGCCACCATCGCCAACGTGGCCCCGCTCCTCGGCTTCCTCGGCACCGTCACCGGCATGATCCGCTCCTTCGACGCGCTCGCCGAAGCCGGTCTGTCGAACCCGGGCCTGGTGGCCTCCGGTATCTCCGAGGCGCTCCTCACCACCGCCGGTGGTCTGTTCGTCGCCATCCCTGTGCAGATCGCCTACAACTTCTTCATGACCCGCATCACCCGCTTCGTGCGCGACATCGAGTCGGCCACCAACATGCTGCTCGAGACCTTCGGTGAGATGGACCGGAGTGGTGTGTCGCCTGATTCGAAGTAA
- a CDS encoding YebC/PmpR family DNA-binding transcriptional regulator, translated as MAGHSKWAGIKHKKAIIDAKRGKLWTKLLREVTVAARLGGGDPTGNPRLRSAIQDARGANCPNDNIDRAIKKGTGELEGAEYVEVTYEGYGPGGVAILVETMTDNRNRTVAEIRHLFSKNAGNLGESGCVAWMFDRRGLFAIAREGLDEDAFMELAMELEADDFSTDGESYEMFSSVEDYIRIREQLEDRSVQLEVKQLAMIPQSTVRIEDEKQASQLVRLLEALEDHDDVQSVWANFDIDDSLLAQAAG; from the coding sequence ATGGCTGGGCATAGCAAATGGGCTGGGATCAAGCACAAAAAGGCGATCATCGACGCCAAACGCGGCAAGCTGTGGACCAAGCTGCTGCGGGAAGTCACGGTGGCCGCCCGTCTCGGTGGTGGTGATCCGACCGGGAATCCGCGCTTGCGCAGCGCCATTCAGGACGCCCGGGGCGCCAATTGTCCCAATGACAACATCGATCGCGCCATCAAGAAGGGCACCGGTGAGCTCGAAGGGGCCGAGTACGTCGAGGTGACCTATGAGGGTTACGGTCCTGGTGGGGTGGCGATTCTGGTCGAGACGATGACCGACAATCGCAACCGCACCGTGGCCGAGATTCGTCACCTGTTCTCGAAGAACGCCGGCAACCTCGGCGAGAGCGGTTGTGTCGCTTGGATGTTCGATCGTCGCGGCCTGTTCGCCATCGCCCGCGAGGGCCTCGACGAGGACGCTTTCATGGAGCTCGCCATGGAGCTCGAAGCGGACGATTTCTCTACCGACGGCGAGAGCTACGAGATGTTCAGCTCCGTCGAGGACTACATCCGGATTCGCGAGCAGCTCGAAGACCGTTCGGTTCAGCTCGAGGTCAAGCAGCTGGCGATGATTCCGCAGAGCACCGTGCGGATCGAAGACGAGAAGCAGGCATCCCAGCTGGTGCGCTTGCTCGAGGCCCTGGAAGATCACGACGACGTGCAGTCCGTCTGGGCCAACTTCGACATCGACGACTCCCTGCTCGCCCAGGCCGCCGGCTAG
- the ruvC gene encoding crossover junction endodeoxyribonuclease RuvC produces the protein MLVLGLDPGSRHTGYGFVEKRGPALTMIEAGTFSCPAKEPVPQRLSYLSRELTDLVARRPPDTVVVEAPFHGLNARSLIVLAQARGALLAVVGEAYEVREYSPAEVKSAVTGSGHAGKDQVARMVRLLLGVKEPLSSDATDALAVAICGAQRARMERISAPKRRRK, from the coding sequence GTGCTCGTTCTAGGCCTCGATCCGGGCAGCCGGCACACCGGCTACGGCTTCGTCGAGAAGCGCGGGCCGGCCCTCACCATGATCGAGGCGGGGACCTTCTCCTGTCCGGCGAAGGAGCCAGTGCCTCAGCGGCTGTCGTACCTCTCTCGGGAGCTCACCGATTTGGTCGCTCGTCGGCCGCCCGACACGGTGGTCGTGGAAGCACCCTTTCATGGCCTCAACGCCCGCTCCTTGATCGTCCTGGCGCAGGCTCGGGGTGCCCTGCTGGCGGTGGTCGGGGAGGCCTACGAGGTGCGCGAGTACAGCCCGGCGGAGGTCAAGTCGGCGGTGACCGGGAGCGGGCATGCGGGCAAGGATCAGGTGGCCCGAATGGTGCGTTTGCTGCTCGGCGTCAAGGAGCCCCTATCGAGCGATGCGACGGATGCCTTGGCGGTTGCCATTTGTGGTGCCCAGCGGGCCCGGATGGAGCGAATTTCCGCCCCGAAGCGACGGCGTAAGTAG
- a CDS encoding tetratricopeptide repeat protein has product MRNKTTILFLVTALLAGSAAMAEWEAGVAAFKARNYSVAEKEFQEVAAKQPEWPGGHYMLGQVLLQQGKSKDALASLKKAYELKPADINYQYVLAQAYLKTGGYGQAAQMLQKINPSSLPAQQRGSYQKMLAVALDRSGNTGAALAALKKAAEANPRDATAWFNYGSTAFNSGQTAAGSAALGKALDLKGNDTKVRKAYVNSLIRLGREKRGDSKVAAYRKAATAAGPLAAGNASYDNLLLVSEAQLGAKDYNGAVTTLNKAQAKAGNDWLVHYYLAQASTSLGRYSDARASAQSAIDRAGSSTDKRRAWQQMGFVGEKLKDYDASIEAYRNAGDSAGVARVEENKRIAQENENIEAENAEIRKLEEERRKLEEELRGLPGGGGL; this is encoded by the coding sequence ATGCGAAATAAGACGACGATTCTGTTTTTGGTGACAGCCCTGCTCGCGGGGTCCGCCGCCATGGCGGAGTGGGAGGCCGGAGTTGCGGCCTTCAAGGCGCGGAATTATTCCGTGGCCGAGAAAGAATTCCAGGAGGTTGCCGCCAAGCAGCCCGAATGGCCGGGAGGCCACTACATGTTGGGGCAGGTGCTCTTGCAGCAAGGCAAGAGCAAGGACGCCCTGGCTTCCCTCAAGAAGGCCTACGAGCTGAAGCCCGCGGACATCAACTACCAGTACGTCCTGGCACAGGCCTATCTGAAGACCGGCGGTTATGGACAGGCCGCCCAGATGCTGCAAAAGATCAACCCGTCTTCTCTGCCGGCGCAGCAGCGCGGTAGCTATCAGAAGATGTTGGCCGTGGCTCTCGATCGCAGCGGCAACACGGGAGCAGCCTTGGCGGCTCTCAAGAAGGCTGCCGAGGCCAACCCCCGCGACGCCACCGCTTGGTTCAACTATGGCTCGACGGCCTTCAACTCGGGCCAGACGGCGGCAGGCTCCGCTGCCCTCGGCAAGGCCCTCGACCTCAAGGGCAATGACACCAAGGTCCGCAAGGCCTACGTCAACTCGCTGATTCGCCTTGGGCGTGAGAAGCGCGGCGACTCCAAGGTGGCGGCCTATCGCAAGGCAGCGACCGCGGCGGGCCCGTTGGCGGCCGGCAATGCCAGCTACGACAACCTGCTGCTGGTCTCCGAGGCGCAGCTCGGCGCCAAGGACTACAACGGCGCTGTGACCACCCTCAACAAGGCCCAAGCCAAGGCCGGCAACGATTGGTTGGTTCACTACTACCTGGCCCAGGCGAGCACCTCCCTCGGTCGCTACTCGGATGCTCGAGCGTCGGCTCAGTCGGCGATCGATCGAGCCGGTAGCTCGACCGACAAGAGGCGCGCCTGGCAGCAGATGGGATTCGTCGGTGAGAAGCTGAAGGACTACGACGCTTCCATCGAGGCCTACCGCAATGCCGGCGATTCGGCGGGTGTGGCGCGGGTCGAGGAGAACAAGCGGATCGCCCAGGAGAACGAGAACATCGAGGCCGAGAATGCCGAGATCCGGAAGCTCGAGGAAGAGCGCCGGAAGCTCGAGGAAGAGCTGCGTGGCCTTCCCGGTGGCGGTGGTCTCTAG
- a CDS encoding DUF4388 domain-containing protein, protein MAFQGSLTELPLPDIIQLVSVSGKTGIFSLTRGGHPPGEIFLRGGQIVHATVGDIQGEEAIYELAIWPEGDFLFTPGKESAFTSVRKSNTNLLMEAARRIDEWQILSKKIPSTRMIPVFTNTATTTSVSLTPQEWAVICKVDERRTIDEVALTLGQSAFETSKLLYGLITSGLISLKEVIQTDRLEGLGLQGLADIAGRIGDVARGLLGASPRSADLDRLLLAAKSEVDSGRGPDAVVDLIRGAEGLVTGALGPNQSKAFLDRVTGILGGTSSA, encoded by the coding sequence ATGGCCTTTCAAGGCTCGCTGACGGAGCTGCCGCTGCCGGACATCATTCAATTGGTGTCCGTCTCCGGCAAGACCGGTATTTTCTCCCTCACCCGCGGAGGACATCCCCCCGGGGAGATCTTCCTCCGCGGGGGACAGATCGTTCACGCAACGGTGGGCGATATTCAGGGAGAAGAAGCCATCTATGAGCTGGCGATCTGGCCGGAAGGGGACTTTCTGTTCACTCCCGGCAAGGAAAGCGCCTTCACCTCCGTCCGAAAATCCAACACCAATCTCCTCATGGAAGCCGCTCGTCGCATCGACGAGTGGCAGATACTCTCGAAGAAGATCCCATCGACGCGGATGATCCCGGTCTTCACCAACACGGCGACGACCACCTCCGTATCCCTGACCCCCCAGGAATGGGCGGTCATCTGCAAGGTTGACGAACGTCGCACCATCGACGAGGTGGCCCTCACCTTGGGACAGAGCGCCTTCGAGACCTCGAAGCTGCTCTACGGCCTGATCACGTCGGGCCTGATCTCTCTCAAGGAAGTGATCCAGACGGATCGGCTCGAGGGACTCGGTCTGCAGGGGCTGGCGGACATCGCGGGCCGAATCGGCGACGTGGCTCGCGGCCTGCTAGGTGCTTCGCCGCGCAGTGCCGACCTCGACCGACTACTGTTGGCGGCCAAGTCGGAGGTCGATTCCGGCCGTGGCCCCGATGCTGTCGTCGATCTCATCCGAGGCGCCGAAGGATTGGTCACGGGGGCCCTGGGGCCCAACCAATCCAAGGCTTTCCTCGACCGCGTAACCGGGATACTGGGAGGCACCTCTTCGGCTTGA